The following are from one region of the Hydrogenophaga sp. BPS33 genome:
- a CDS encoding NAD(P)/FAD-dependent oxidoreductase, translating into MQRRQFVQTLGAGSAVAGLGLMSGCATSAGRGAKVVVVGGGYGGATAAKYVRLFSDHNIEVTLVEPNAAFVSCPISNMVLGGHKTMADITVPYDNLSKRHGVKVVRDTVASIDATKRTVKLASGGELPYDRLILSPGIDFMWDTLPGMAKAGAADKVLHAWKAGPQTVALRRQLEALPDGGVYALSIPLAPYRCPPGPYERACMVASYFKKAKPKSKVVIFDANDDITSKKGLFMKAWDEHYKGLIEYRPKHKVVDVDAATNTLKFEFNDDFKAGVLNVIPTQRAGEIAVKTGLATANARWCEVDFLTFEAKAAKNIHVLGDAIQIAPAMPKSGHMANQHGKTCAAAVVSLLQGKEPPSLPLYANTCYSFVTATDVVHVASVHKYDAAQKTMLAVPGSGGLSSAASALEGEYAMAWARNIWADSLA; encoded by the coding sequence TTGCAACGTCGTCAATTCGTTCAAACGCTGGGCGCCGGCTCGGCTGTCGCCGGCCTGGGTCTCATGAGTGGCTGCGCCACCTCCGCCGGCCGAGGTGCCAAAGTCGTGGTCGTCGGTGGCGGCTACGGTGGCGCCACCGCCGCCAAGTACGTGCGCCTTTTTTCTGACCACAACATCGAGGTCACCCTCGTCGAGCCCAATGCGGCCTTCGTGTCCTGCCCCATCTCCAACATGGTCCTGGGCGGGCACAAGACCATGGCCGACATCACCGTGCCGTACGACAACCTGAGCAAGCGCCATGGCGTCAAAGTGGTACGCGACACGGTCGCCAGCATCGACGCGACCAAGCGCACCGTGAAGCTGGCCAGCGGCGGCGAACTGCCCTACGACCGCCTCATCCTCTCGCCCGGCATCGACTTCATGTGGGACACGCTGCCCGGCATGGCCAAGGCCGGCGCGGCCGACAAGGTGCTGCACGCCTGGAAAGCCGGCCCGCAGACCGTGGCACTGCGCCGCCAGCTCGAAGCGCTGCCCGACGGCGGCGTGTACGCCCTGTCCATTCCCCTCGCCCCGTACCGCTGCCCGCCCGGCCCCTACGAGCGCGCCTGCATGGTGGCCAGCTACTTCAAGAAGGCCAAGCCCAAGAGCAAGGTGGTGATCTTCGATGCGAACGACGACATCACCTCGAAGAAGGGCCTGTTCATGAAGGCCTGGGACGAGCATTACAAGGGCCTCATCGAGTACCGCCCCAAGCACAAGGTGGTGGACGTGGACGCCGCCACCAACACCTTGAAGTTCGAATTCAACGACGACTTCAAAGCCGGCGTGCTCAACGTCATCCCCACGCAACGCGCGGGCGAGATTGCGGTGAAGACCGGCCTGGCCACCGCCAACGCGCGCTGGTGCGAGGTGGACTTCCTCACCTTCGAGGCCAAGGCAGCGAAGAACATCCATGTGCTGGGCGACGCGATCCAGATCGCGCCGGCCATGCCCAAGTCGGGCCACATGGCCAACCAGCACGGCAAGACCTGTGCGGCCGCCGTGGTCTCGCTGCTGCAGGGCAAGGAGCCGCCTTCGTTGCCGCTGTATGCCAACACCTGCTACAGCTTCGTGACCGCCACCGACGTGGTGCACGTGGCCAGCGTGCACAAGTACGACGCGGCCCAGAAGACCATGTTGGCCGTGCCGGGCTCGGGGGGGTTGTCCAGCGCGGCGAGCGCGCTGGAGGGTGAGTACGCGATGGCCTGGGCGCGCAATATCTGGGCGGACTCGCTGGCCTGA
- a CDS encoding IclR family transcriptional regulator gives MPPRNPESTTRSFTPPRAIARVLQVVRVLALGGRSMGLAELVAEFGMPRTSLFAIMKGLEREGYVVFENERYSLGPESVKLGHAILQARRFPDSVKPALEKLGGISGETVILSALTDDRQHVVYIDVLEAQSSLRFTVKVGTQTPLNASATGQATLAFMPKSERDAYLKAGNFTRFTPHTVATTADLRKALVQAREACCAVTVDGTVLAAVGIAAPYFNQQGQVMGAVNVAGPTARLVEHIPRLKQAVIECGEAVSHILGYTGAYPPRDV, from the coding sequence ATGCCACCCAGAAATCCGGAAAGCACCACTCGCAGCTTCACCCCTCCACGTGCCATCGCGCGTGTTCTTCAAGTCGTACGAGTCCTCGCGCTTGGCGGCCGTTCCATGGGCCTGGCAGAGCTTGTCGCCGAATTCGGCATGCCGCGCACCAGCCTCTTCGCCATCATGAAAGGGCTGGAGCGCGAGGGTTATGTGGTGTTCGAGAACGAGCGCTATTCCCTGGGCCCCGAGTCGGTCAAGCTCGGTCATGCGATTCTTCAAGCTCGCAGATTTCCAGATTCGGTCAAACCTGCCCTTGAGAAACTGGGGGGTATCAGTGGTGAGACCGTGATCCTCTCGGCACTTACAGACGACCGCCAGCATGTCGTCTACATCGACGTTCTGGAGGCGCAGAGCTCGCTGCGGTTCACGGTGAAGGTGGGTACACAGACGCCGCTCAACGCGTCTGCAACGGGGCAGGCCACGTTGGCGTTCATGCCCAAGTCGGAGCGGGATGCCTATCTCAAAGCTGGGAATTTCACACGCTTCACACCCCACACCGTGGCGACCACGGCAGACCTGCGAAAAGCCTTGGTCCAGGCGCGCGAGGCATGTTGCGCCGTGACCGTCGATGGCACCGTGCTGGCCGCCGTCGGCATTGCGGCCCCCTACTTCAATCAGCAGGGCCAAGTCATGGGAGCGGTGAATGTCGCCGGCCCCACAGCGCGGCTCGTTGAGCACATTCCTCGCTTGAAACAGGCCGTGATCGAATGTGGGGAAGCCGTCTCTCATATATTGGGGTACACCGGTGCGTACCCTCCACGGGACGTTTAG
- a CDS encoding enoyl-CoA hydratase-related protein, translating into MTSTTSSGEEARVLVHHLDGVAHIWLNRPDHHNTMTAEMLLDLAAAFDAIGRGSAARAVVLSGKGSKTFCAGGQLTSSKDGNPFSLNPEQFDNPVALLFRAMDRCNVPIIGRINGSAYGGGVGLVAACDIAIGVDGASYGTTEARVGVFPLMILPLLMRVVPHRQLVEMCLYAERFPASEAKALGLLNRVVPANELDAAIQDVLKKLAKNSPTALAFGRRSINTVADLSLSDALNQTQALLPLLAASKDAQEGFRAFAERREPTWTR; encoded by the coding sequence ATGACGTCTACAACTTCGAGTGGCGAAGAAGCGCGAGTGCTGGTCCATCACCTGGACGGCGTGGCCCACATCTGGCTGAACCGGCCCGACCACCACAACACCATGACGGCAGAGATGTTGCTCGACCTGGCGGCCGCATTCGACGCCATCGGACGGGGAAGCGCGGCGCGTGCCGTGGTGTTGTCAGGAAAGGGGAGCAAGACTTTCTGTGCAGGCGGGCAGCTGACCAGTAGCAAAGACGGCAATCCTTTCAGCCTGAACCCTGAACAGTTCGACAACCCGGTGGCACTTCTGTTTCGCGCGATGGATCGTTGCAACGTGCCGATCATCGGACGCATCAATGGCAGCGCCTATGGTGGCGGCGTAGGGCTCGTGGCGGCGTGCGACATTGCCATCGGCGTGGACGGTGCTTCCTACGGCACCACCGAGGCCCGGGTCGGCGTGTTTCCGCTGATGATCCTGCCCTTGTTGATGCGCGTCGTCCCTCACCGGCAACTCGTGGAGATGTGCCTGTATGCGGAGCGGTTCCCCGCGAGCGAGGCCAAGGCCTTGGGCTTGTTGAACCGCGTGGTGCCCGCGAACGAACTCGATGCGGCTATCCAGGATGTGCTCAAAAAACTGGCGAAAAATTCCCCCACCGCTCTCGCTTTCGGTCGGCGCTCCATCAACACCGTCGCCGACCTGTCGCTGAGCGATGCATTGAACCAGACGCAAGCGCTACTGCCCCTGCTGGCCGCCAGCAAGGATGCGCAAGAGGGCTTTCGCGCGTTCGCCGAACGGCGCGAGCCCACCTGGACACGTTGA
- a CDS encoding Bug family tripartite tricarboxylate transporter substrate binding protein, translating into MTRFKGIATWFTAMAISAFVIQPAPAQVADYPNRPVSVMVGFGPGSGTDILARIVAEELRAELGQPFLVVNRPGATAAIAAEAVANAAPDGYTLFITSNSSHSVNPHIYKTLRYDPNKDFTPIGRLADFPFVLVVNPQLPVRTPHELVQHMRANADTSSYAYGNTPGQVAGASLVKLTNLDAVAVPYKSSPPAIADVAAGLVPWMVVDLASSQAFVGSGRLRAIAVTTSTRSALAPELPTIVETLGLQGYDLRAWTGMFGPAGMPPTITQKLSDALIRILNKPDVRVRLLRGNMEPTPGKAADFKTFLGEQYGVWGKKIREAGIVAE; encoded by the coding sequence ATGACAAGATTCAAAGGCATCGCCACATGGTTCACCGCGATGGCCATATCGGCTTTCGTCATTCAACCCGCTCCGGCACAGGTTGCCGACTATCCCAATCGTCCCGTGAGCGTGATGGTCGGTTTCGGACCTGGCAGCGGAACCGATATTCTGGCTCGCATCGTGGCCGAGGAGCTGCGCGCTGAACTGGGCCAGCCCTTCCTCGTCGTCAACCGTCCCGGTGCCACGGCGGCCATCGCGGCCGAAGCCGTTGCCAACGCAGCGCCCGACGGATACACGCTCTTCATCACTTCAAACTCGTCGCACTCGGTCAACCCACACATCTACAAGACTTTGCGCTACGACCCCAACAAGGACTTCACGCCCATCGGACGGTTGGCCGACTTCCCGTTCGTCCTTGTGGTCAATCCCCAATTGCCCGTGCGCACGCCGCATGAGCTGGTGCAGCACATGCGTGCCAACGCAGACACGTCGAGCTATGCCTATGGCAACACGCCAGGGCAGGTGGCGGGCGCGTCCCTGGTCAAACTCACGAACCTTGACGCCGTCGCCGTGCCTTACAAGAGCAGTCCGCCCGCCATCGCCGATGTGGCAGCCGGTCTCGTGCCTTGGATGGTGGTCGACCTCGCCTCCAGCCAGGCCTTCGTGGGTTCCGGCAGATTGCGGGCCATTGCCGTGACCACATCAACGCGAAGTGCCTTGGCACCCGAGTTGCCCACCATCGTGGAGACACTGGGCCTGCAAGGCTATGACCTGCGAGCCTGGACCGGTATGTTCGGACCCGCCGGCATGCCACCAACGATCACGCAGAAGCTCAGCGATGCCTTGATCAGAATCCTGAACAAGCCCGACGTGCGCGTTCGCCTGCTGCGCGGCAACATGGAGCCCACGCCAGGCAAGGCGGCGGATTTCAAGACCTTCCTGGGCGAGCAATACGGCGTGTGGGGAAAGAAGATCCGCGAAGCCGGCATCGTTGCCGAATGA
- a CDS encoding DUF6622 family protein, producing the protein MLLPLLAHHPEAIVPVLRNTPTWVWGLLAALMVLGLSQVRDRTASLARVSLMPLAMTVFSVSGTYTALAATLHQALALGAWLLTAALAFALVARGCADAQYDPSRRLYRLPGSTVPLLLMLGIFLTKYVVGVDLTMSPQLVQDAAYVTCIATLYGAFTGVFIGRASQLWRLPLRAARQREIRPV; encoded by the coding sequence ATGTTGCTGCCACTGCTCGCCCACCACCCCGAAGCCATCGTGCCCGTGTTGCGCAACACGCCAACCTGGGTATGGGGACTGCTCGCTGCGCTCATGGTGCTGGGTCTGAGCCAGGTGCGGGACCGCACGGCCAGCCTGGCGCGCGTGTCGCTGATGCCACTGGCCATGACCGTCTTCTCCGTATCAGGCACCTACACCGCCTTGGCTGCAACCCTTCATCAGGCGCTGGCCTTGGGCGCCTGGCTCCTCACCGCAGCGCTCGCATTTGCTCTCGTCGCACGCGGCTGCGCCGATGCGCAATACGACCCGTCGCGGCGCCTGTACCGGTTGCCGGGCAGCACCGTGCCGCTGTTGTTGATGTTGGGCATCTTCCTGACCAAGTACGTCGTGGGCGTGGATCTCACCATGTCACCGCAGTTGGTCCAGGACGCGGCCTACGTGACATGCATCGCGACGCTCTACGGCGCATTCACCGGCGTCTTTATCGGCCGGGCCTCGCAGCTGTGGCGCTTGCCACTGCGTGCGGCCCGGCAACGCGAGATCAGGCCGGTTTGA
- a CDS encoding Bug family tripartite tricarboxylate transporter substrate binding protein — protein MNRIRRILLSWAAMSMLSMSALAQSDFPRKPVTLVNPYPPGGLADSTARQLAQRLSTVWGQSVVVDTKPGAAGNLAAQAVINAPADGYTLLFTIPEALSITKASGVKVGFDPAADLEPVALVALSTTVLIVPANSPHGSFKAFMEHAAQQPGTLNFGSQGQGSSFHLALEQLKLLSKTQITHVPYKGAAAALTDLTAGRIDAMIATTQLALPNVQAGRVRVLAVTSGERLAQFPGAPTIAESGFAGFEYPVGLGVFVRHGTPVGLIQKINADVRKVMNEPSFVELLAKSATVTTDLGASEFKSRWVRETKGYSDLIRTSNIKFE, from the coding sequence ATGAACCGAATTCGAAGAATCCTGCTGTCATGGGCTGCGATGTCCATGCTGTCCATGTCCGCTCTGGCGCAAAGCGACTTTCCCCGAAAACCCGTCACGCTGGTCAATCCCTATCCACCCGGAGGACTGGCGGACTCGACGGCCCGGCAACTGGCCCAACGTCTGTCCACGGTATGGGGGCAGTCCGTCGTCGTGGACACCAAGCCGGGAGCCGCTGGCAATCTCGCGGCGCAGGCGGTGATCAACGCGCCGGCCGATGGCTACACGTTGCTGTTCACCATTCCAGAGGCCTTGTCGATCACCAAGGCCTCCGGCGTGAAGGTGGGCTTCGACCCGGCGGCAGACTTGGAGCCGGTGGCGCTGGTGGCGTTGAGCACCACGGTGTTGATCGTGCCTGCGAACTCACCGCATGGCAGCTTCAAGGCCTTCATGGAGCACGCTGCCCAGCAACCTGGCACTCTGAATTTCGGAAGTCAGGGTCAGGGCAGTTCCTTCCATCTGGCCCTTGAGCAACTCAAGTTGTTGTCGAAGACGCAGATCACACACGTGCCATACAAGGGCGCGGCGGCGGCTTTGACCGATCTCACCGCAGGACGGATCGACGCGATGATCGCGACCACGCAACTCGCCTTGCCCAACGTGCAGGCCGGCCGTGTGCGCGTGTTGGCTGTCACCAGCGGGGAACGCCTCGCTCAGTTCCCGGGAGCGCCCACGATCGCCGAGTCTGGCTTCGCGGGCTTCGAGTATCCGGTTGGCCTGGGTGTCTTCGTACGCCACGGCACACCCGTCGGTCTCATTCAGAAGATCAATGCCGATGTTCGAAAGGTGATGAACGAGCCGTCGTTTGTGGAATTGCTGGCCAAGTCGGCCACCGTCACAACCGACCTGGGTGCGTCGGAATTCAAGTCGCGCTGGGTGCGTGAGACCAAGGGCTACTCGGATCTGATTCGCACATCGAACATCAAATTCGAGTGA
- a CDS encoding c-type cytochrome: protein MVTTTNKWLAAGVLCLAAAGAQAQVNQIKVWAAACANCHGTDGRAAAGAVSLAGQSKNDLVQKLQDFKTGKRPATIMHQLAKGYTDEQLADIAGYFAAQKK from the coding sequence ATGGTGACAACAACGAACAAATGGCTGGCCGCCGGTGTGCTGTGCCTGGCAGCGGCCGGGGCACAAGCCCAGGTGAACCAGATCAAGGTATGGGCCGCAGCCTGCGCCAACTGCCACGGCACCGACGGCCGGGCCGCGGCCGGCGCCGTCTCCCTGGCCGGCCAGAGCAAGAACGACCTGGTGCAAAAGCTGCAGGACTTCAAGACCGGCAAGCGGCCCGCGACCATCATGCACCAGCTCGCCAAGGGCTACACCGACGAGCAACTGGCCGACATTGCCGGCTATTTCGCCGCCCAGAAAAAATAA
- the pgaA gene encoding poly-beta-1,6 N-acetyl-D-glucosamine export porin PgaA: protein MSEFISGGVSAIAGPLRQLPLCALILVASMAKANPASDYEGLLQRARAGDHGPFLAAVSQAARGERELNDYLAVAGWAGRQAALLRVYEEQAPTPLLRDYALIEVARAYRDAGRWDAALALFEDGARRFPGDGAFSRGAVTTLADASRLDEAERRARERIRQRADEPDAYLALAYVHERRGQPFAALAEADRAFQRAPSRKDVVLAYVDALSQARMAEPALRVARQHAQAVDAALMRRLENQAAAEMARMADLPSRGEAERFAVADRALERYEQLLAAWRAQVPRPDADIRRARTDRLAALHARVRMREVVEEYTALAAEGPVPTYALSDVAAAYLYLREPERARELYAQSLQANAAGGDEDARAEDEVGLTYALMESEVFGEASRVSGEALERQPIWYYAEGVQTRTPSDRRLTVERLAALERLYANDTRTAQAAFDGMVAKAPNNTGLLSAQAQVLRARELPRASERVLKMAETLEPRDRSVMTGQGFTALELQEWRQAQLLRDDMVQRFPEDLGVLRLDREWQVHLKAELQVNGYQGLKSNNPVTGSRDRGLEAVLYSRPMADHWRAFAGVGQASSRFEDGAVRYRWLRGGVQWRGRDLTVQGEVSANRYGSGTRSGAGLTVDYDLNDHWQIGVGLAHRSRETPLQALQSGIHANRVDTYVRWRADERREWRLGYSPSRFSDGNQRQELLLQGRERLYTQPRYWLDALVDVSASHNSRAGAPYFNPSADASLLPALRLTHILYRRYETVWEHHLTVGAGRYTQRGFGGGGVVQWEYGHRWRTHDVFEVGASIGGLSRPYDGQRERDLRIAFDLTYRF, encoded by the coding sequence GTGTCCGAGTTCATTTCAGGCGGCGTGAGCGCCATTGCAGGGCCCTTGAGGCAACTGCCGTTGTGCGCGCTCATCCTCGTGGCGTCGATGGCGAAAGCCAACCCGGCGTCCGATTACGAAGGACTCCTGCAGCGCGCACGTGCCGGCGATCACGGCCCGTTTCTGGCAGCCGTGTCCCAGGCGGCGCGCGGTGAACGCGAGCTCAACGATTACCTGGCGGTGGCGGGCTGGGCCGGTCGGCAGGCGGCGTTGTTGCGCGTCTACGAAGAACAGGCGCCGACGCCGCTCCTGCGGGACTACGCGCTGATCGAGGTGGCGCGCGCGTACCGCGATGCGGGGCGTTGGGACGCGGCGCTGGCCTTGTTCGAGGACGGCGCGCGGCGGTTTCCCGGCGACGGCGCGTTTTCGCGTGGCGCCGTGACGACCTTGGCCGATGCCTCGCGGCTGGACGAAGCCGAGCGGCGCGCGCGCGAGCGCATTCGGCAGCGCGCCGATGAGCCAGACGCCTACCTGGCCCTGGCCTACGTGCACGAACGCCGGGGCCAGCCCTTTGCGGCACTGGCCGAGGCGGACCGCGCTTTCCAACGGGCTCCTTCGCGCAAGGACGTGGTGCTGGCCTACGTTGACGCGCTGTCGCAGGCGCGCATGGCCGAGCCCGCGCTGCGCGTGGCCCGGCAACATGCGCAGGCGGTGGACGCTGCGCTGATGCGCCGCCTGGAAAACCAGGCGGCGGCGGAAATGGCGCGCATGGCCGATCTGCCCAGCCGGGGCGAGGCCGAGCGCTTCGCGGTGGCCGACCGTGCGCTTGAACGCTACGAGCAGCTGCTGGCTGCGTGGCGCGCCCAGGTCCCACGCCCCGATGCGGACATCCGGCGTGCGCGCACCGACCGCCTGGCCGCGCTGCACGCGCGTGTCCGCATGCGCGAGGTGGTCGAGGAATACACCGCCTTGGCGGCCGAAGGCCCGGTGCCTACCTATGCGCTCAGCGATGTGGCCGCCGCCTATCTCTACCTGCGTGAGCCCGAGCGGGCGCGCGAGCTCTACGCGCAGTCGCTGCAGGCGAACGCTGCGGGCGGCGATGAGGATGCGCGGGCCGAGGATGAGGTCGGCCTGACTTACGCGCTGATGGAGTCCGAGGTCTTCGGCGAGGCATCGCGTGTGAGCGGCGAGGCGCTCGAGCGGCAACCGATCTGGTATTACGCCGAGGGCGTGCAGACGCGCACGCCGAGCGACCGCCGGCTCACGGTAGAGCGCCTGGCCGCCCTGGAGCGCCTGTACGCCAACGACACGCGCACGGCCCAGGCCGCCTTCGATGGCATGGTGGCCAAGGCACCGAACAACACCGGCCTGCTGAGCGCGCAAGCGCAGGTTCTGCGGGCGCGCGAACTGCCGCGCGCATCCGAGCGTGTGCTCAAGATGGCGGAAACGCTGGAGCCGCGCGACCGCTCGGTGATGACGGGCCAGGGCTTCACCGCGCTGGAGTTGCAGGAGTGGCGCCAGGCGCAACTGCTGCGCGACGACATGGTGCAGCGCTTCCCCGAAGACCTCGGCGTGCTGCGGCTCGACCGCGAATGGCAGGTGCACCTCAAGGCCGAGCTCCAGGTCAACGGCTACCAGGGCCTGAAATCGAACAACCCGGTGACCGGCAGCCGGGATCGGGGCCTGGAAGCCGTGCTGTATTCGCGGCCCATGGCCGACCACTGGCGCGCCTTTGCAGGCGTAGGGCAGGCGTCCAGCCGTTTCGAGGACGGGGCGGTGCGTTACCGCTGGCTGCGCGGCGGCGTGCAGTGGCGCGGCCGCGACCTGACGGTGCAGGGCGAAGTGTCGGCCAACCGCTACGGCTCGGGCACCCGGTCGGGCGCCGGGCTCACGGTGGACTACGACCTGAACGACCACTGGCAGATCGGCGTGGGCCTGGCCCACCGCTCGCGCGAAACGCCGCTGCAGGCGCTGCAGAGCGGCATCCATGCGAACCGCGTGGACACCTACGTGCGCTGGCGCGCCGACGAACGCCGCGAGTGGCGCCTGGGGTACAGCCCATCGCGCTTTTCCGATGGCAACCAGCGCCAGGAGCTGTTGCTGCAAGGCCGTGAGCGCCTCTACACCCAGCCGCGCTACTGGCTCGATGCGCTCGTGGACGTGAGCGCTTCGCACAACAGCCGCGCCGGCGCGCCGTACTTCAACCCCAGTGCCGACGCCAGCTTGCTGCCCGCGCTGCGGCTCACCCACATCCTGTACCGCCGCTACGAGACGGTCTGGGAACACCACCTGACCGTGGGCGCGGGACGCTACACGCAGCGCGGCTTTGGCGGTGGCGGCGTGGTCCAGTGGGAATACGGCCATCGCTGGCGCACCCACGACGTGTTCGAAGTGGGAGCCAGCATCGGCGGCCTCTCGCGCCCTTACGACGGCCAGCGCGAGCGCGATCTGCGCATCGCCTTCGACCTGACCTACCGCTTCTGA
- a CDS encoding MFS transporter, giving the protein MTSPAPAAARAPSDLAALFRTVPFRQLLTARVAWTLGIQMVLVAIGWQMYEITRDPWALALVGLYQFVPVLIFTLPAGHAADHWSRPRIMVVCLVLQAVVAAVLAWDSWRGAVTREHLLFASVLLGAARAFQMPAVQATTPNTVPPNLLSRAMAASSTATQGSVIAGPAAGGMLLILGNDVLYAVATALLVIAMALASRLRIARHNTAARGASAQDLFAGLRFVARRPVVLGAVMLDLFAVLFGGAIALLPIFASEILEGGPSMLGWLRAAPAMGALAMSLYLMSHPPSTRVGFKLLLSVAVFGLATITFGLSKSFWLSMLALFVNGAADMVSVVIRQTLVQLETPDEMRGRVSAVNSVFIGASNQLGEFQSGSVASLIGPVAAVVVGGSATCLIAAAWPKFFPELARRKSLYADWSKAAALEKSD; this is encoded by the coding sequence ATGACATCTCCTGCTCCCGCGGCGGCCCGCGCGCCCTCCGACCTCGCCGCACTCTTTCGCACCGTCCCCTTTCGACAACTGCTGACCGCGCGCGTGGCCTGGACGCTGGGCATCCAGATGGTGCTGGTGGCCATCGGCTGGCAGATGTACGAGATCACGCGCGACCCCTGGGCGTTGGCGCTCGTCGGGCTCTACCAGTTCGTGCCGGTGCTGATCTTCACCTTGCCGGCCGGCCATGCGGCCGACCATTGGAGTCGCCCGCGCATCATGGTGGTGTGTCTGGTCTTGCAAGCGGTGGTCGCCGCTGTTCTGGCCTGGGACTCATGGCGTGGAGCGGTGACGCGCGAACACTTGCTGTTCGCCTCGGTGCTGCTCGGCGCGGCGCGTGCTTTTCAGATGCCGGCGGTGCAGGCCACCACCCCGAACACCGTGCCGCCGAACCTGTTGAGCCGGGCCATGGCCGCGTCGTCCACCGCTACGCAAGGCAGCGTGATCGCCGGCCCTGCGGCAGGCGGCATGCTGCTCATCCTGGGCAACGACGTGCTCTACGCGGTGGCCACCGCGCTGCTCGTGATCGCCATGGCGCTGGCCAGCCGGCTGCGCATCGCCCGCCACAACACGGCCGCCCGCGGAGCTTCGGCCCAGGACCTGTTTGCCGGCCTTCGCTTTGTGGCGCGGCGTCCGGTCGTCCTGGGCGCGGTCATGCTCGACCTGTTCGCCGTGCTCTTTGGCGGCGCCATCGCGCTGCTGCCCATCTTCGCGAGCGAGATCCTGGAGGGTGGACCGAGCATGCTCGGCTGGCTGAGGGCGGCGCCCGCCATGGGCGCGCTGGCCATGTCGCTCTATTTGATGAGCCATCCGCCGTCGACGCGTGTGGGCTTCAAGCTGCTGCTGTCGGTGGCGGTGTTCGGCCTGGCCACCATCACCTTCGGCCTGTCCAAGAGCTTCTGGCTGTCCATGCTGGCCTTGTTCGTCAACGGCGCGGCCGACATGGTCAGCGTGGTGATCCGCCAGACCCTGGTGCAGCTGGAAACGCCGGACGAGATGCGCGGGCGGGTGAGCGCGGTGAACTCGGTGTTCATCGGCGCGAGCAACCAGCTCGGCGAGTTCCAGTCGGGCTCGGTCGCGTCCCTCATCGGGCCGGTGGCGGCGGTGGTGGTGGGTGGCTCGGCCACCTGCCTGATCGCAGCGGCCTGGCCGAAGTTCTTTCCGGAACTGGCGCGTCGCAAGAGTCTGTATGCCGATTGGTCGAAGGCAGCGGCGCTTGAAAAATCCGATTAA
- a CDS encoding CaiB/BaiF CoA transferase family protein produces the protein MSIEETQTSRPLTGIRILDLSRALSGPFCTMTLGDLGATVIKVEPSENGDMTRLWGPFSGGQSVYYLSANRSKQSLSLDFRHADAMPLLRRLALDSDVVIENFKPGVAEAMGLGVDVLRQLNPRLIYASISGFGSEGPARDAPGFDQIAQGHGGLMALTGAETPTRVGVAIADMTAGLWTALGIVAALRQAEATGVGERVETSLLASMVSMLGVQGQRYLSVGDVPKRTGNANPVIAPYGTFETADGPINLAPATEAMWHSLCHELDLDALCDDPDYATNVDRVRHRDRLHRVLEERMRQRPRAEWVRRFVNAGIPAGVINDVRQVFEDAQVQHCQLVRHAHHPVIGQVPHMAIPIRMASVDVQQPACAPPLLGEHTQAVLRSYGFGPEEIADLIARGVVTQHTAA, from the coding sequence ATGTCCATTGAAGAAACGCAAACCTCGCGTCCGTTGACGGGCATCCGGATTCTTGACTTGTCCCGCGCACTTTCGGGCCCCTTTTGCACGATGACGCTGGGCGATCTGGGCGCGACCGTCATCAAGGTGGAGCCTTCCGAAAACGGCGATATGACGCGCCTCTGGGGGCCGTTCTCCGGCGGCCAGAGCGTGTATTACCTCAGCGCCAACCGAAGCAAGCAGAGCCTGTCGCTCGACTTTCGGCATGCCGACGCGATGCCCTTGTTGCGCCGTCTTGCGCTCGATAGCGATGTCGTCATTGAAAACTTCAAGCCCGGCGTGGCTGAAGCGATGGGATTGGGTGTTGATGTGCTGCGCCAATTGAACCCGCGTCTGATCTACGCCAGCATCTCCGGCTTTGGCAGCGAAGGACCGGCACGCGATGCCCCGGGGTTCGACCAGATCGCGCAAGGACATGGTGGCCTGATGGCGTTGACCGGTGCTGAAACGCCGACGCGCGTGGGCGTGGCCATTGCGGATATGACGGCCGGCCTTTGGACGGCGTTGGGTATCGTGGCTGCGCTTCGCCAGGCCGAGGCAACGGGCGTGGGCGAGCGGGTCGAGACCTCGCTGCTGGCCAGCATGGTCAGCATGCTGGGAGTGCAGGGACAGCGGTATCTAAGCGTGGGGGACGTTCCGAAACGCACTGGCAATGCCAACCCTGTGATTGCACCCTACGGTACCTTTGAAACGGCCGACGGCCCGATCAATCTTGCACCCGCGACCGAGGCCATGTGGCACAGCTTGTGTCACGAACTGGATCTCGATGCCCTGTGCGACGACCCGGACTACGCCACCAACGTGGACCGTGTGCGGCACCGCGATCGCTTGCATCGGGTTCTGGAGGAGCGGATGCGACAGCGACCGCGCGCCGAGTGGGTGAGGCGCTTTGTGAATGCGGGCATTCCGGCAGGCGTGATCAACGACGTCAGGCAGGTGTTCGAGGATGCCCAGGTCCAGCACTGCCAACTGGTGCGCCACGCGCACCACCCGGTCATCGGGCAAGTGCCGCACATGGCTATTCCCATTCGCATGGCGTCCGTGGATGTTCAGCAACCCGCATGCGCGCCTCCGCTGTTGGGCGAACACACGCAGGCCGTGCTCCGAAGCTATGGCTTTGGTCCTGAGGAGATCGCCGACCTCATCGCGCGGGGCGTGGTGACCCAGCACACCGCCGCTTGA